Part of the Syngnathus typhle isolate RoL2023-S1 ecotype Sweden linkage group LG17, RoL_Styp_1.0, whole genome shotgun sequence genome is shown below.
CGATGCCATGCTTCCCAGTTGCCCGCCGGCCGGCCCCTTGGCACTTGGGTTGGCATCCGTGTGCTGTGTCCACATCCCAGCAACAGCGTCAGTGATTTGGGCCGGCTCCCTCAGGTCCCCGGCCAATCATACACAGACGGAGGCAAATCATTCTGGAGGTAGCCAATAGTGACGCCGGAGTGTCATCCCTCCCTGATGGAAATTCCTTCAACCCACCGTGTACACAAAACGCAGACGTTGTATACATAGTGGGAGTGTGCACATAGTGGTGTGCGTGATGGAAAGAAGAGATCAAATAACAATCTGGAGTTGGAAGTGAATGCTTTTCTTTCGACTCCAGAGCACAACCGGTTGAGGCCTTCCGTTCTTTTCTCCATTGCGTCTCAACTGATTGCTTTCTCATGAAGCATTGAAGCGCCACTTTTGGCTTCCTCTGGCGGTCACTTGGAATAACTGCATTTTCTTTCTGATTTTCGCTTTTTAAAATGACCGTATGAGTCATATCCATTGTCATTTCTCATTGGAAAATAGGAAAGCCAAATTCGACTTGTTAAGATCAACAATAAAAGTAACGAGACAGTCCGAGGTATTGGATTAGTCCGCAATCAACAACCATCTCTATTGTTCTGCTATGTGACAGTGGTTTCCTATATTATGCGCATATCGTACATATGTGACCGAGGATCATTGGCGTTATGTAAAAAGATCTAAAAGTGATTTGAGGATTTATCAGTCTGTAAATCCTAATCTAAATGGCTGACTTGGGTTGGAGTCTTCTTATCTGCCATTTTAATAATATTTGGAAcatatttttttgaataaatagAATTGTTTTGGAACATATTTTTTATGTTATaatcaatgtaaaaaaacacaTGTGAATGTACACTGTATATAATATTGCACATCATTAATCTCGTGTTTATATTGCAGACTAAATCTGCAGACTTAATCCATGAGAGCCTTCATCCCTCCTCTTTGACATTCACCAGTGATGACATTTTCCACCCCTGTGCAAACGCCCGCACTTGCCATCCATAATAGGTGCCATCGCGCTTCCTTCCTCAATTCCTTGAGTTTTCTTCACAAAAAGCAAGCATGAGTCTGAAACAAGCCTGCATCTTCCTCAGAGGTGGCAAAcagagacaagtaagtcatgcgGATCGGATTTTTTCTGACTTTACCACTAAATGGTTTTTTTCATGCAAATTCAGTAGCTGCTGttgtaaaaaacattttgatctcAGTGTAATAGTTTGGGCTGATATTATTTgatataattaccgtattttccggcctataaggcgcaccggactataaggcgcaccttcaatgaatggcccattttaaaactttatccttatataaggcgcaccggcctataaggcgcaccattaatgcatcatgtcagatttttaatccaaatcaaatcattctccattttatcttttttatttcaacttcaaatgcaacaaatgactttataatcacaaaataatgatccatagtctttttgagtcatgattcatagtcttcagcgggccacttatgattgatttcatgacacaatgctttgggccagtttaaatttaggaatttggtccatatataaggcgcaccgggctataaggcgcactgttggtttttgagaaaattttaggtttttaggtgcgccttatagggcggaaaatacggtaatgaatGAGGAATTGACTCagtggaagattttttttttacaagtaatCATTATGCATCATAAATCCAAGATATAAAAGTAAACTATTGCTATTTGTGTCCATCCTTACTTTTTCACAGAGATCTCTGACTCCTGATGAAGTAGAAGGTAATTTgacgctgcccccccccctccccccgcacATTTTAGATGAGTCTGCAACTTTTAACCTTTCTCTCATGCTCTCTAGAGTTACGTGCGGCTTTTGTGGAGTTTGACAAAGATAAAGATGGCTTCATCAACTGCAAAGATTTGGGCAACCTGATGAGGACGATGGGTTACATGCCAACGGAAATGGAGTTGATCGAATTAAGCCAAAACATCAACATGAATTGTAAGTTAACACTAAGCACGCTCTGGAAATCAagatgtttcatatttttgtctCATGGCAGTGGGGGGGCATGTGGACTTGGAGGACTTTGTAGAAATAATGACCCCCAAACTCCTGGCTGAAACGGCAGGCATGATTGGCCTCAAAGAACTTAAAGACGCTTTCAGAGAGGTGAGCTCCCATTTTGTGTTGTCGCTCCGTTTGAATGTCTAAagaccttcccccccccccctcgcacccgCCTCTTCCAGTTTGATATGGACGGCGATGGTTCCATCACGTCCGACGAGCTGAGGAACGCCATGCTCAAGTTGCTGGGTGAGCAAGCCAGCAAAAAGGAAATTGACGCCGTGGTGAACGAAGTGGACAACAATGGCGATGGGACTGTTGACTTTGAGGGTGAGGAATAATAGCATTATGCAAAAACACATACAGAGCATGagttcaaaaggaaaaaaataatcatccaaATTCTGTCATTCTAGAATTTGTGCAAATGATGTCACAGAAGTGAAGACGACAAACAACTGCGGattcatttcccccccccctttcctttcctttcctttcctttcctttcctttcctttcctttcctttcctttcctttcctttcctttcctttcctttcctttcctttcctttcctttcctttcctttcctttcctttcctttcctttcctttcctttcctttcctttcctttcctttcccctCATGTGCTGAATCATTTGTATACatcaatttaaaagaaaaattgtaaaTATATCCAAATATATTTGTATACAGACTTTTAAGGGGGGGGATAACATCAAGTTTCTAATGAGAAAAAGTCATCAAATATTTGATCAATTTTGGGGTCTtacactgagaaaaaaaataaatgaataaaaagtcaaatgaaTGCATGATGCttttgatgcaaaaaaaaaactccctttTGATCCTGTCGAGATCGTACAGAAGCAATTAAATGAATACTTTTCCATTGAAAGGTGAAAATGAAGCATTTGCGATCATGTCACACAATATATAAAGTACATATGTGAGGAATAATCTGTCACTCAGGCCCAGATTAGATCTGGCTGCCTTCCTTGCGTGCGTAATCCTCAGACTGGGACCCCCGACATGAACAGATGGCCGATAAGACAAAATGACCTCACTGCCTGTCAAATGTAAACAAAGAGAAGGTTTAATCATTTCAAAATATGGAGATATCTCTTTTATGTCCTTATTATGTTTGTCAGCGatgtaaatcaaaacaaaatccaagaACCATCCATTTTGTTCTCCACTTCAAATCACTTGATGATTCAAATTGATTGAGTACATCCATTTGACTAAAAATGAGTCACAAGGAAAATTGGGACCGGTAAGGCAGCCTTCCAAAAAGCAATTTAAATAGAGTTTCAGTTTCCTGCTAAACTTATTCGTGGAAAAGCCATGCAAATGAGTTGACCTATCCATCAATTgtaaacaaatgaaaaagtggcatttctatttcatttgattttccaCAATATGCATGCAGTCAAGTTGGTGAGAATATTACATCACGTGAGTGAAAGAACTTGGATGCATATTTCCATGCAGCAAGGCACTGCTCAGACATCAGGACTGAACATGAAGTCCAAGGCTTGTCTCTCGGCCGCAGCCACGTTGGGATGCCACACGTCCACGCTGAGAATGACTCGGGGTCCGGCATCTGGGGGCCCTTGAAAACAAGATGAGAGAACCTTACTGCTTTGGGATTTTATTTGAAGGTTGACCATTTGTTTGCATCAGCAACCTTTGTGAGCCGCTGTGTGAAGGAAGGAGTCATCAATCAGCAGGCAGTGTCCCTCAGACCAGCATTGAGGCTCCCCTCCCACCACCAGCTCACACAGAGGGGGCGTTTGCAGACCTGCAAGAGTTACGGGCTCCGAAATGATTTGAAAGTCACCCTGTCGGTCTCTTTTGAAGGCAAGAGGATTAGAAAACAGCTGGGTAGCACCGCTAAATGGGCTAAGTCGAAATGTACCTACTAAACAACCATTTAGCAGCGGTTGGGTTATTCCATtaggatgtgttttttttttttaatatttcaacAGTGACATGCAGCATGTCatcaaataaataacaataataaaattataataaaatcaaaataatgaaatcatattatatattatacttttttttttttttaatttagaaaataataaaacaatacaaataataacaaaaaccGAGCATTGTTCCTAAAAGTCTTCCAGACACTATTAAGTCAACTTTCCATTCCCTCGGGCCTCATTTATTTACCGACCTAGATGACAGCGCAGCCGCGTATTAGTGGGTCCATATGAGCTCCCCAGAGCGGCACCGGGCCCCAGCAACCAAAATCCGGCCGATCCCAAGGAGTTGCTGCTTATGAACGTGCGCAGGGACAGAAGTGTCCGGTAGGTGCAAGGACAGGCGCGACAATTGTCCGTCACGTACACGCCTGCGCTGTACAGCGGGAACACGGCCTGGCCCTGAAAGGGGACGACACGTTCTATGATTGCTCTTCTCCTGACGCTTCGCTCTCGTTTTGTACCTTTGCTCCCACGCTCCAGCCCAGTTTGGAGTCAATGCCTCTCTGGTAAACCGCCTGGAACTCAGCCAGGATGACCGTGTAGTTGGCTTCCAAGACTTCGATATCGTGGCGATGAGCATCCCGTGGGAAAAAGGGAACGCTTGGGACGTCAGGCAGGAAGAAGAGGTGCGGCTTCTGGATGGCCGAGTGCTCGTTTAATTTCATCTAAAGAGAGGACATTGGAGGTTCAAATCAAATAGGATGGAAAAAGAAATGATATCGCTCGAGGCCCAACCTGCTTCCGAAGGCCTTTGTGAATGCGGCCCATTCCCACCCAGCTGTAGCGTTTGGCGTATTCCTGCAGGGCTGAGTAAAGCTTCCTGGCCTGTGCAGAAGCCTGCGCCGGGAACAAGGAGTGGCTCAGGACCGGGGCGAGGTAGCCTCGCCCCAGCTCCTCGTCCTCTTCTGTTTCCATGCTTATAAAGCGGTTCTTTTGATCCCCCCTGAACAGCTTGGACTGCGATTTATACTTTGCTCCTGCGCAGCTTCCCCCGAGAGACATGGCGGATCTTCTCGAGCTGATTTTCCCCCCGTGCGCGTGACCCGCCATCGGGAGGTCCGAGCCCATCCGATAACAGTGCCACAGGAACAAGAAGGCCAGCGTCCACAAAAGGCCGCATAGTGAGTGGACGCCCAGCTCAACGTAAGGAGGCGAGGGCAGCATGTCCAAGGACCAGTGCATCTTTACCATGGGGCGCCAGAATAC
Proteins encoded:
- the asphd1 gene encoding aspartate beta-hydroxylase domain-containing protein 2 gives rise to the protein MVKMHWSLDMLPSPPYVELGVHSLCGLLWTLAFLFLWHCYRMGSDLPMAGHAHGGKISSRRSAMSLGGSCAGAKYKSQSKLFRGDQKNRFISMETEEDEELGRGYLAPVLSHSLFPAQASAQARKLYSALQEYAKRYSWVGMGRIHKGLRKQMKLNEHSAIQKPHLFFLPDVPSVPFFPRDAHRHDIEVLEANYTVILAEFQAVYQRGIDSKLGWSVGAKGQAVFPLYSAGVYVTDNCRACPCTYRTLLSLRTFISSNSLGSAGFWLLGPGAALGSSYGPTNTRLRCHLGLQTPPLCELVVGGEPQCWSEGHCLLIDDSFLHTAAHKGPPDAGPRVILSVDVWHPNVAAAERQALDFMFSPDV
- the cabp5b gene encoding calcium-binding protein 5b, which produces MSLKQACIFLRGGKQRQRSLTPDEVEELRAAFVEFDKDKDGFINCKDLGNLMRTMGYMPTEMELIELSQNINMNLGGHVDLEDFVEIMTPKLLAETAGMIGLKELKDAFREFDMDGDGSITSDELRNAMLKLLGEQASKKEIDAVVNEVDNNGDGTVDFEEFVQMMSQK